From one Melospiza melodia melodia isolate bMelMel2 chromosome 4, bMelMel2.pri, whole genome shotgun sequence genomic stretch:
- the MFNG gene encoding beta-1,3-N-acetylglucosaminyltransferase manic fringe isoform X2 — MGRRLLRGVSGAAVVLASVALLSMRHRGAREAAQYPGIGEGMLEKPEQQSQGSPEGAGGRGQTDLRLHPPEGYRSEGSLTLGDIFIAVKTTKRFHRSRMVLLLDTWISQASKQTYIFTDEEDDALKRRMGGRVIFTNCSAEHSHLALSCKMAAEFDAFLASGLSWFCHLDDDNYLNPGALLKLLSSYAETRDVYLGKPSLNRPIWASETLPNNQTKSVRFWFATGGAGFCISRKLARKMVPWASGRNFLSTSELIRLPDDCTVGYIIECKVGGQLIPNALFHSHLENLQLIPTSQLMQQVTLSYGVFENKLNVIELSGPFSPQEDPSRFRSLHCHLYPNTSWCLQAVGW, encoded by the exons ATGGGCCGTCGGCTCCTCCGCGGTGTCTCTGGAGCCGCAGTCGTCCTTGCCAGCGTGGCCCTCCTCTCCATGCGGCACCGTGGGGCTCGGGAGGCGGCTCAGTACCCAGGGATCGGGGAGGGGATGTTGGAGAAGCCAGAGCAACAGAGCCAAGGGAGCCCAGAGGGAGCCGGTGGCAGGGGGCAGACGGACCTCAGACTCCATCCTCCGGAGGGATACAGGAGTGAGGGAAGCCTGACGCTTGGGGACATTTTCATAGCTGTGAAGACAACAAAGAGGTTTCACCGGAGCAGGATGGTGCTGCTCCTGGACACGTGGATATCCCAAGCCAGCAAACAG ACCTACATCTTCACTGATGAAGAAGATGATGCCTTGAAAAGGAGAATGG GTGGCCGTGTGATCTTCACCAACTGCTCTGCCGAGCACAGCCACCTGGCCCTGTCCTGCAAGATGGCTGCAGAGTTCGACGCCTTCCTGGCCAGCGGcctgag CTGGTTTTGCCACTTGGATGATGACAACTACCTGAACCCTGGGGCACTCCTGAAGCTCTTGTCCTCCTATGCGGAGACACGGGATGTTTACCTGGGCAAACCCAGCCTGAACCGACCCATCTGGGCCTCTGAAACGCTGCCAAACAACCAGACG AAATCCGTGCGCTTCTGGTTTGCCACTGGAGGGGCCGGGTTCTGCATCAGCCGCAAGCTGGCAAGGAAGATGGTGCCCTGGGCCAG TGGCAGGAACTTCCTGAGCACTTCGGAACTCATCCGCCTGCCGGATGACTGCACCGTGGGTTACATCATTGAGTGCAAAGTCGGTGGGCAGCTGATTCCCAATGCACTCTTCCACTCCCACCTGGAGAACCTGCAGCTCATCCCCACCTCTCAGCTCATGCAGCAG GTCACCCTCAGCTATGGTGTGTTTGAGAACAAACTCAATGTCATTGAGCTCAGCGGCCCCTTCTCGCCCCAGGAGGATCCTTCAAG GTTTCGATCCCTCCACTGCCACCTCTATCCCAACACCTCCTGGTGCCTGCAGGCTGTTGGCTGGTGA
- the MFNG gene encoding beta-1,3-N-acetylglucosaminyltransferase manic fringe isoform X1, protein MGRRLLRGVSGAAVVLASVALLSMRHRGAREAAQYPGIGEGMLEKPEQQSQGSPEGAGGRGQTDLRLHPPEGYRSEGSLTLGDIFIAVKTTKRFHRSRMVLLLDTWISQASKQTYIFTDEEDDALKRRMGGRVIFTNCSAEHSHLALSCKMAAEFDAFLASGLRWGRAAVGGPRRARGTLLTENFLCLPVCPSWFCHLDDDNYLNPGALLKLLSSYAETRDVYLGKPSLNRPIWASETLPNNQTKSVRFWFATGGAGFCISRKLARKMVPWASGRNFLSTSELIRLPDDCTVGYIIECKVGGQLIPNALFHSHLENLQLIPTSQLMQQVTLSYGVFENKLNVIELSGPFSPQEDPSRFRSLHCHLYPNTSWCLQAVGW, encoded by the exons ATGGGCCGTCGGCTCCTCCGCGGTGTCTCTGGAGCCGCAGTCGTCCTTGCCAGCGTGGCCCTCCTCTCCATGCGGCACCGTGGGGCTCGGGAGGCGGCTCAGTACCCAGGGATCGGGGAGGGGATGTTGGAGAAGCCAGAGCAACAGAGCCAAGGGAGCCCAGAGGGAGCCGGTGGCAGGGGGCAGACGGACCTCAGACTCCATCCTCCGGAGGGATACAGGAGTGAGGGAAGCCTGACGCTTGGGGACATTTTCATAGCTGTGAAGACAACAAAGAGGTTTCACCGGAGCAGGATGGTGCTGCTCCTGGACACGTGGATATCCCAAGCCAGCAAACAG ACCTACATCTTCACTGATGAAGAAGATGATGCCTTGAAAAGGAGAATGG GTGGCCGTGTGATCTTCACCAACTGCTCTGCCGAGCACAGCCACCTGGCCCTGTCCTGCAAGATGGCTGCAGAGTTCGACGCCTTCCTGGCCAGCGGcctgaggtggggcagggctgctgtggggggACCCCGGAGGGCAAGAGGCACCCTCCTTACTGAAAACTTCTTGTGTCTTCCTGTCTGCCCCAGCTGGTTTTGCCACTTGGATGATGACAACTACCTGAACCCTGGGGCACTCCTGAAGCTCTTGTCCTCCTATGCGGAGACACGGGATGTTTACCTGGGCAAACCCAGCCTGAACCGACCCATCTGGGCCTCTGAAACGCTGCCAAACAACCAGACG AAATCCGTGCGCTTCTGGTTTGCCACTGGAGGGGCCGGGTTCTGCATCAGCCGCAAGCTGGCAAGGAAGATGGTGCCCTGGGCCAG TGGCAGGAACTTCCTGAGCACTTCGGAACTCATCCGCCTGCCGGATGACTGCACCGTGGGTTACATCATTGAGTGCAAAGTCGGTGGGCAGCTGATTCCCAATGCACTCTTCCACTCCCACCTGGAGAACCTGCAGCTCATCCCCACCTCTCAGCTCATGCAGCAG GTCACCCTCAGCTATGGTGTGTTTGAGAACAAACTCAATGTCATTGAGCTCAGCGGCCCCTTCTCGCCCCAGGAGGATCCTTCAAG GTTTCGATCCCTCCACTGCCACCTCTATCCCAACACCTCCTGGTGCCTGCAGGCTGTTGGCTGGTGA